In Ischnura elegans chromosome 6, ioIscEleg1.1, whole genome shotgun sequence, one genomic interval encodes:
- the LOC124160389 gene encoding uncharacterized protein LOC124160389, whose amino-acid sequence MEMFGWQKSFICMLPLVLAMVSAIPQYHHGPASSFAKFHGPVILGNDQVVRVDAAATHEVHQNHPHQPYNQHHQNNELNNVDYMGHPLYDYAYGVTDHKTGDRHGQKERRDGHKVQGEYHVSEPSGNVRTVRYWADETGFHASVHNSDPKAALDAHPPGPARKPHHSEDDGSRDYW is encoded by the exons ATGGAGATGTTTGGTTGGCAG aaatctTTCATCTGCATGCTGCCTTTGGTTCTTGCCATGGTGTCAGCTATACCTCAGTATCATCATGGACCAGCAAGCTCATTCGCTAAATTCCATGGGCCAGTCATTCTGGGGAATGATCAAGTGGTCCGGGTTGATGCGGCTGCTACCCATGAAGTACACCAAAACCATCCTCATCAGCCATATAATCAACACCATCAAAACAATGAATTGAATAATGTGGACTACATG GGTCATCCTCTCTATGACTATGCTTATGGGGTGACTGACCATAAAACTGGTGACCGGCATGGGCAGAAAGAAAGGAGGGATGGCCACAAAGTTCAAGGGGAATATCATGTATCAGAGCCTTCAGGTAATGTGCGAACAGTCCGATATTGGGCTGATGAAACTGGCTTCCATGCTTCCGTGCACAATAGTGATCCCAAAGCTGCTCTTGATGCACACCCTCCTGGCCCAGCAAGGAAACCTCATCATTCTGAAGATGACGGGTCGCGTGATTATTGGTAG